The genomic window TGAAGTGAGTGCACTTATGGGTAATCTGACAGAAAAATCCGCATCGCCATCTGGATTGGAAGGCGAGAATGTAACACTGCTAATACGCTCGAAATTATTAAGATAATCATCGTCGCCATCTTCCGCCCAGAATTTGTAAAGCCCATCAGTGATATCAATTATGCCCAATAAATCCAGGTTTGCTATTACGATACCAAAAAACACACTATCTCTAATTGGGGATTCGTTGTTCAGGAGAGGAATAATCATTGCATGATAATATGTAGTTCCAAAAAAGCCTCCTTCACGGTGACTGTCTGCCCATCCACTACCGATGTTCACTCGGAAGAAAAATTCATCATTATCATAACTTGCGCGAAAATTTTGAATATCGAGTGAAGAATATGAATAGCCATCTACATCGAGTTGGTCTCCAGAAGCATCGCCGATCTGAGCTGCCTTGTTATCATCTAAAGGGAATGATGTTGGAATATTGTCTGGGCATTCGGTTGTAAGTGTGGATTCGGTTTCGCACTTAAAGTAATATTCTACTGCGCCGCTGGCGGCATTGGTTCTGCTCGATTCCCATGTATCGATATAATGTGTGCTTCCGATATTGGTCATGGAGATAGGAGCGAGCCAGCTTGTTCCTGCGTTGGTCGAGATGTGTGTTTCAGCCGAAGTTACTGGGAAGATAGTAGTCGATTCACCGTTAAGTGTATCGATAAAATCGACATTGAAATGAGTCAATCCGCTGGCAACTGCAGCGGAATTACATGGATATTGGAATTCACGAGGAAAAGCTAGGCTGATACCAATTTCTAGTTGGGCGAAAACGCTCAACGCAAGGCCGAGCAACACAATTAATATGGACATTTTTTTCATTATACCCCCAGTTAAAAACAACGATAATATCTATTAAAATATAGAAAATAAAAAGTAAAAGGTCAAGTTAATTGGCAATGTGTTTTTATTTATTTCAATAATAAAGCCCTGTATATATATGGACTAATGATAAAGCAAATTAACCCTAATCCTACTCCATAGGCGACATCGACGGCGTAATGAAATCGCCCATAAACTGTTGCCATATAAAGAAGACCAACAAATAACCCTATAAGTGGGGCGAGTTTAGGAAAATCTTCAACCGCAGAAGCTAAAACAACAGTAGCTATGCCGCAATGGCTGGATGGAAAGGCCGCACCTGCTATATCGGCAGCTCGAAAAAGCCATTCAAAAAATGGCGCGAAAATGAACCCAGGTCTTTCCATAGAAATAGCCTCGATAATTTGAATTCGCGGTCCCTGAACAGGCAAAATTATAAACAAAGAGAAGAATATCGAGTAGAGAAAGATCAATTGAAAAAAACGAAATTCGGATTTTTCTTGGTTATTTTTGAACCACCAGATCAAAGGCACCAATGGAATTAAGATGAAATAAGAGAAATATCCAATGTGCATTAACTCCGAAAAGAAGGCACCGGAACAATTTTTTGCAAAATCGATAAAGGGTTGGCATTTAAAGAGAATCTGGTCCCAATGGGCGAACCAGAGGTCAAGTGGCTTAGCAATAATAACTTGATCTAATTCATGGGTTTCTCGATACATCGTTCCAAAGAGAAAAAGTGGATAGAAAATCCTCAAGAATAAGAAAAATTTTCCATTTTTGGAGTCGAGGTATTTTAAAATAATAGGAAGAATGAGGATAACTAACAAATGATGAAGACCGAATAACCACCATTTGTCCAACCTACCTATAGCACCTGCAATTAAAATAAAAAAACCTATAACAACATAGTAAGTGTATATTAGCTTATCGGCTGGCCTAAAATGCGATAGAATCGGAAATTCGAGTTTGTTATCCATAAATGCAATATACTATATTAAAACCTACAAGCTACAAGAATTCATATTCAAAAAAGCATTGCGATTTAACTGGAATAAGTTATCTTCTGAATCTATATTTGAGAGCAAAATAATATGAATTCGAGAAACGCTAAATACTATATTTTATCGGCAGTTCTTTTTGTTGTAGCCATATTGTTTGGTGTTACGGCTGACTGGGAACCGCTTTTCGATAATATTATCCCATTTATTTTCTTCGCTATTCTTTTTTCTTTCGGTTCTTTCCTGAGAATAGATATCGGAGGGAA from bacterium includes these protein-coding regions:
- a CDS encoding phosphatase PAP2 family protein — protein: MDNKLEFPILSHFRPADKLIYTYYVVIGFFILIAGAIGRLDKWWLFGLHHLLVILILPIILKYLDSKNGKFFLFLRIFYPLFLFGTMYRETHELDQVIIAKPLDLWFAHWDQILFKCQPFIDFAKNCSGAFFSELMHIGYFSYFILIPLVPLIWWFKNNQEKSEFRFFQLIFLYSIFFSLFIILPVQGPRIQIIEAISMERPGFIFAPFFEWLFRAADIAGAAFPSSHCGIATVVLASAVEDFPKLAPLIGLFVGLLYMATVYGRFHYAVDVAYGVGLGLICFIISPYIYRALLLK